The Rhodospirillaceae bacterium DNA window AGATAGTCCACCAACGCCTTGCGATAAGCCGACCGGCTTGCCGCATCGCCAATGGAATTTAATTCAAGCGTCGTTGCCTCAAGAATGCCAAGCTCCGCAAGGAACTGGGCCCCCATTGCGATCACTTCAATGTCGCCGATCGGCTCGGCAACACCGAGAAGCTCTACGCCGACCTGATGGAACTGCCGCAGACGCCCCTTTTGCGGTCGTTCGTAACGAAACATGGGGCCCCGGTAGAAAACCTTGAGCGGCAAATGCTGGCTCAACCCCCCTGAAATAAGGGCGCGAACAATGCCCGCCGTACCTTCCGGACGGAGCGTGATTTCACCGCCACTACGATCCGTAAAGCTGTACATCTCTTTCGTGACGATATCCGATGCGCCCCCCAATGTGCGGGAGAAAACCTCGGAAAATTCGAAAATCGGCGTCGCCATTTCCTGATAGCCGTAGCTTTCAGCGATCCGGAGGCCGGTTTCGCAGACATGGCGATGGCGGCGGATTTCATCCGGCAAAACATCATGGGTGCCACGGACAGGCTGCAAAGATGACACAGAAACCTCCCGCCGGATTCAGGAAACGGCCGCGATGGGAACGTCTTGCTTTGCGGTGCTTTCCGCCGCATTTTCCATCTCGATTTCAGCAACTTTCTTCTCGATCAGCGCAACCATGTGGTCCACAACTTCGCCAGAGCCGATCTTGTGATCTGAAACGCCATTTAGATAGACGAGGTGGGTGCCATTGCCCCCACCGGTCAATCCAATGTCCGTTTCTCGCGCCTCACCCGGCCCATTCACGACGCAGCCGATCACGGAAACCGTAAGCGGGGTTGTGATATGGGCAAGCCGTTCTTCCAAAAGTTCGACCGTTTTGATGACCTGGAACTGCTGGCGCGCACAGGATGGACAGGCGATGACCGTCACACCATGCCGGCGCAGCTGAAGCGCTTTTAGGATTTCATAGCCCGTTTTGATTTCTTCCACAGGGTCTGCCGACAGAGACACCCGGATTGTATCGCCGATCCCGGACCACAGCAGCATGCCCATACCGATCGAAGATTTAATATTGCCGGTTCGCAGCCCGCCGGCCTCGGTGATGCCAAGGTGCAACGGATAATCACAAGCCTCGGCCAATCCCTGATAGGCAGCAACGGCAAGAAAAACGTCAGAGGCCTTAACGCTGATCTTGAATTCGAAAAAGTCGTTGTCCTCAAGAATCTTTGCGTGATTAAGCGCGCTTTCGACCATGGCTTCCGGACAGGGCTCGCCGTAACGTTCCAGAAGCTCCTTTTCGAGGCTGCCGGCGTTCACGCCGATGCGCATCGCACAGCCATTTTGCTTCGCAGCCTGAACAACATCGCGCACGCGACCGGCGTCACCGATGTTGCCTGGATTGATCCGCAAGCAGGCCGCGCCGGCTTCCGCCGCCTCGATCGCCCGTTTGTAGTGAAAATGAATGTCCGCAATGATCGGCACCCTTACTTCCGACACGATCTTTTTAAGAGCGGCCGTCGATTCTTTGTCCGGGCAAGAAACCCGAACGAAGTCGGCACCCGCCTCTTCCAGCGAGCGAATCTGGTTAACCGTCGCCGCGACATCCGAGGTCAACGTATTCGTCATGGACTGGACGGTAATCGGCGCGTCCCCACCAATCGCCACCCCCCCAACCTGAATTTGGCGGCAGGAACGGCGTTGAATTTCCCGATACGGACGAACGGACATGGCGACAGCTCTACTTCAGTTCTGAGAGAAAGACCCACAAAGCCTCATCAGAGACTTTGTCTTTTTTGGGTGCAATTTTCTTATATAGCTTAAAAAACCGGCGAAATGAAGGCCTCAGGGAAGACGACCGCTAATTGTGCACGGCGATCCCAGCCTTAAGGCGGACCGGATCGAGAAGCACCTCACGAAGAATGACGCCGCTTGCTCCCAAGGGAGGCATAAGCTCGCCATCGACCCGAATCTCGACCCCATGGGCGTCCCCAACCGCAAGGGTAAGCCCCTCTTGCAACGGCGGCCTGTAAATCTGATTCGCCGAAAGAACCCCCGTCATGATCAATTCCCCCCCCGCATCGCGAATTTCGATCCAGGTATCACGAACCGCCCGAAGAACAATCATCCGGGAAGCCGTCTCCCCCACCGAAGCCTGCGTTTCTTCCGGCAACAGCGTGTCCATCCCGGATAGTGGCGCAACGGAAACCGCCTCGGGCTGAGAAGGTGCAGATGCGATAACAGGAAGCGGCGGCACCTCGACGGCGGTATCTTCAACCGCAGCGTCCTCAACGGCAGCACCTTCGGCAGCGGCGTCCAATGTCTCCGGCGACGACGTGACAGGGGGAACGGCTTCAACCAATGAAGGCTCCAGCACGGGCGCATGAGAGGAAAGAGCGTACCAGGCACCGTAGACGACAAGCGCAAGCAGCACCGAAAGCAAAAGAATAGCCCCTTTCGGCACACGCCCTTCGTGAGCAGGAATGGGAAAAATCAGCGAGGTGGTCTTGCCGGAAACGGACGCCTCCATCTTAAAGCGGCGCACAATCTCAGCGCCGTCCATCCCTAGATAGGTTGCGTAAGCACGCACAAACCCAATCGCGTAGGCATCCCCTGGAAGTTCCCGGTAGCGCCCATCTTCGATGGCCTGGAGGTAAGTGGCGCGAATGCGCAGGCGATTGGCAACCCGGGCGATTTTCTCACCCTTTTTTTCGCGCGCTTCCCGGAGAATTTTGGCAATACCATCCCCGCCGCCTGGCTGATTGCCAAACAGGCGCTCGCTGCGCTGGGCGGTCTCGCTCGCCCCGCCGTCAGTCCTGGAGTCCGGCTTTTGCATGTGACCGCTCTGTTTCTGAAGCATTATCTCAGCCGATTGATCTTCACCACCCCTCAGCCGAAAGACGGTCCCGCAGCATAGGGAGGTTCGCAGACAACGGTCAAGGCGAAGCGAATGACCGCCTGGATTATCCTCTTAAATGATGACCCCATGATCCATGGCATAGGCGCGAAGCTTGTCCCGAACGCTGTGATCGGACCGCCCACCAAGGGTTTCCAGATAGTCGGAAAATTCGGAAAGGTGCAGGCTTAAAGCCATTTCCTTGACCGGAGCAATCGCCGACGCCGACATTGAAAGATTACGAAATCCAAGCCCGAGAAGCGCCATCGCATCAAGGGGTTGCCCGGCCATCTCCCCGCATAGCGCCACCGGCACGTTCTTCGAATCACATTGACGAACCAACGCGCCCAGGAAATTTAAGGCCGGGGGCGAGAGAACGTCGTAACGACCGGAAAGACGCGGATTGCCGCGATCATTCGCGAAGAAGAACTGAAAAAGGTCGTTGCTGCCTACGGAAAGGAAGTCAACATGGCGGAGAAGGGTAGGCAATTGCCAAAAAAGAGCCGGCACTTCCAACATGGCGCCAATTTCGATCGTGTCCGGCAATTTTTCTCCGCGCTGCTTCGCGCGCGACACTTCCATCTCCAAAAGCTTGCGAGCCGCAATGTATTCAGCAACTTCGGCCACCATCGGAAACATGACGCGCAATCGCCTGCCGGCTGCTGCACGTAGAAGGGCGCGCGCCTGCTGACGAAGCAATTGCGGACGATCCAGCGCAATCCGAAGCGCCCGCCAACCCATCGCTGGATTTTCTTCCCGGCGCGTATCAGAAAAATATGGGAGCCGTTTGTCGCCGCCAATGTCGAGCGTACGAAACGTCACCGGCTTCTCTCCCGCCTGGTCGAGGATGCGCCGGTAAAACTCTTCCTGCTCATCGACACCTGGAAATTTGGAGCAAACCATGAAAAGAATTTCCGTCCGATAGAGGCCAATGCCATCCGCACCGCGCTCTTCCAAGGCTTTCAAGTCAACGAGAAGACCGGCGTTCAGGTTTAATGAAATAGGGACACCATCCGCCGTCACCGTCTTCAGATTCCGGACACTCGCGTAGCGCGCCTGGCGCTCGGCAAGCATTGCCATGCTTTCGGCGAAGGCCTGCTGAACGTCATCGCTAGGCCGGATAAAAATCTGGGCATTGTCACAATCGACGATGACAGGCTCCAGCGGATCAATTTTCTCAAGCACCCCCTTTACCCGCGCCAGAACCGGAATATCCAGAGTCCGCGCCACAATGGCCACGTGACTCGTCGGCGAGCCTTCCTCAAGGACAAGGGCA harbors:
- the ptsP gene encoding phosphoenolpyruvate--protein phosphotransferase, which codes for MTTKADELAPRRLLRRLRDVMASSGSPQQRLDDVVKLIAADMVAEVCSTYLLRAGEVLELFASKGLKPAAIRHTHLRLGEGLVGHIAATATPLNLADAQAHSNFAYRPETGEEIYHSLLGVPILHGGRMVGVLVVQNRSRRLYSEVDLELLQTVAMVLAEIVAGGKLVPREELFSVEGNAVLPLGLKGTILNPGLAMGRAVLHQPRIELRELVSEDPKKERARFEKALGKFHTALDTLLAATDMATGSEHREILETYRMFAQDRGWLGRINEAIGSGLTAEAAVQKVQEETHVRMESVTDPVIREKLHDLDDLAHRLIQHLTGHESTAAADLPDDVVLVARNMGPAELLDYDPGKLRALVLEEGSPTSHVAIVARTLDIPVLARVKGVLEKIDPLEPVIVDCDNAQIFIRPSDDVQQAFAESMAMLAERQARYASVRNLKTVTADGVPISLNLNAGLLVDLKALEERGADGIGLYRTEILFMVCSKFPGVDEQEEFYRRILDQAGEKPVTFRTLDIGGDKRLPYFSDTRREENPAMGWRALRIALDRPQLLRQQARALLRAAAGRRLRVMFPMVAEVAEYIAARKLLEMEVSRAKQRGEKLPDTIEIGAMLEVPALFWQLPTLLRHVDFLSVGSNDLFQFFFANDRGNPRLSGRYDVLSPPALNFLGALVRQCDSKNVPVALCGEMAGQPLDAMALLGLGFRNLSMSASAIAPVKEMALSLHLSEFSDYLETLGGRSDHSVRDKLRAYAMDHGVII
- a CDS encoding 4-hydroxy-3-methylbut-2-en-1-yl diphosphate synthase, whose amino-acid sequence is MSVRPYREIQRRSCRQIQVGGVAIGGDAPITVQSMTNTLTSDVAATVNQIRSLEEAGADFVRVSCPDKESTAALKKIVSEVRVPIIADIHFHYKRAIEAAEAGAACLRINPGNIGDAGRVRDVVQAAKQNGCAMRIGVNAGSLEKELLERYGEPCPEAMVESALNHAKILEDNDFFEFKISVKASDVFLAVAAYQGLAEACDYPLHLGITEAGGLRTGNIKSSIGMGMLLWSGIGDTIRVSLSADPVEEIKTGYEILKALQLRRHGVTVIACPSCARQQFQVIKTVELLEERLAHITTPLTVSVIGCVVNGPGEARETDIGLTGGGNGTHLVYLNGVSDHKIGSGEVVDHMVALIEKKVAEIEMENAAESTAKQDVPIAAVS